The Meiothermus sp. genome segment ACCAGCCAGCAAATCGAAGCAGCCCGTGTAGCGATGGTGCGCCACTTCCGCCGCGGGGGTAAGATTTTTATCCGTATCTTCCCGGACAAACCCTTTACCAAAAAGCCCCTGGAAGTCCGGATGGGTAAAGGAAAGGGGAACGTGGAAGGGTACGTGGCCGTGGTGAAGCCGGGTCGGGTGATGTTTGAAGTGTCCGGCGTGACTGAAGAGCAGGCCCGTGAAGCCCTTCGTCTGGCCGGACACAAACTGCCCATGCAAACGAAGGTGGTGAGACGCGATGCCTACGACGAAGCCCAGTGAGCTGCGCAAACTGCCGGTGTCGGAGTTGCAAAAGCGAATCCAGGACACCAAGAAAGAGTTGATGGAGCTCCGCTTTCAGTCCAGCATCGGGCAACTGGATAAAAACCATCGGGTAGCTGAAGCCAAGCGCGAGATTGCCCGCATGATGACCGTGCTGGGTGAGAAGACCAGGGGGGTTGAGGGGGCGAGCGAGGTTGAAGCCAAGCCCACCCAGGCCGGGAAGAAAATGGCTGCCAAGGCCAAAGCCTCCGCGCAAAAGCCCCGCGCCAAGAAAGCTTAAAACAAGGAGTCTACAATGCCCAAAAAAGTTCTAACCGGCGTGGTGGTAAGCGATAAGGCGCAGAAGACCGTCACGGTTCTGGTCGAGCGCCAGATGCAACATCCGCTGTACGGCAAGGTTATCAAGCAATCCAAAAAGTACCTTGCCCACGACGAGAACGACCAGTACAAACTCGGCGATATCGTTGAGATCAGGGAAGCTACCCCGATATCGAAAAACAAGAAATTTGTGGTGGTGGGGCGTCTCGAGGAAGGCCGTATGGACTTGGTCGAGCGCTACCTGCTGCGTAAGGAGCGTGGTAAAGCGTGATTCAGCAAGAAACCGTGCTGGAAGTCGCCGACAATACCGGCGCACGCAAAATTGCCTGTATCCGGGTGATGGGCGGCCACTACCGCAAGTACGCTGGTGTGGGCGACGTGATCGTGGCTTCGGTGAAGGAAGCCATCCCCAGGGGCATGGTCAAGGAAGGGGATGTGGTCAAGGCGGTGGTGGTGCGGACGGCCAAGGAAATCCGTCGTCAAGACGGTTCTTCCATTCGTTTCGACACCAATGCTGCGGTCATCATCAACCCCCAGAACGAGCCCCGTGGAACCCGTGTGTTTGGCCCGGTGGCCCGCGAACTGCGCGAACGCGGGTTCATGAAGATCGTTTCGCTGGCCCCTGAGGTGCTCTGACCCATAGACAGGGTGGCGGGTTCTTGCCGTAGGCAAGTTGTTTCCGATACACGGGAGGCTTCCAGAGTCTCCTGTCCCGCGCCCAGCTTGTCTGGGTCAAAACCGACCCCCGACCCCGACAAGCCTCGAGTGAAGGATGCTTTTCAGGGCGATTTCTGGTAGACTGACCATTTGGTGTCAAGGACTTGGCTGTCTTGGCCCTGGAGCAAAATCGGAGGAATAATGTCCAAGGTACACGTCAAAAAAGGGGACACTGTAGTGGTTCTTTCCGGTAAGGAAGGACTGCGCGGTGAAACCGGCAAAGTCAAGGCCGTCATGCCCAAGGAGGGTATGGTGGTGGTGGAGGGGTTGAACCTGATCAAGCGTGCGGTACGCCCCAACCCCCGCAACCCCCAGGGGGGCTTTATCGAGAGCGAAGCACCAATCCATGCTTCGAAGGTCATGCCGATTTGCCCGAGCTGTGAGAAGCCGACACGTATCCGCAAGAAGGTGCTACCCGACGGTACCAAGGCACGTGTCTGCGCCAAGTGTGATGGCGTGCTGGATACCAAATAAGGGGGTTGTGAATGCCTTTAGAAGTTGCCCTCAAGAAACGCTACGTCGAAGAGATTCGACCCGAATTGATGAAGCGCTTTGGCTACGACAACATCATGGCGGTGCCCCGCCTGGTCAAGGTTGTGGTTAACCAAGGGTTGGGTGAGGCCAAGGAAGATAGCCGGATTCTGGAAAAGGCGGGCAAAGAACTGGCCGTCATCACAGGTCAGCAGCCGGCCATCACCCGCGCGAAAAAATCTATTTCCAACTTCAAGCTGCGCCAGGGCATGCCCATCGGCCTGCGGGTCACCCTGCGGGGTGATCGGATGTGGATTTTTGTCGAGAAGCTGGTTAATATTGCCCTGCCCCGTATCCGCGATTTCCGTGGGGTTAACCCGGGCGCCTTTGATGGTCGTGGCAACTACAACCTGGGCCTGCGCGAGCAAGCCATCTTCCCCGAAATCACCTTTGATATGGTGGATACGGTGCGTGGGATGGATATTGCGGTGGTCACCACGGCCAAGAACGATGAGGAAGCCAGGGCCCTGCTGGAACTCCTGGGGTTTCCGTTCCGGAAGTAAGTTTGAGCCCTTTTGCTACCTGCTTTAGAAAGGAGGTGAAACCATGGCCAAGAAATCCCAAGTCGAGAAGATGAAGCGCAAGCAGAAAACCATCGCCAAGTATGCGGCCAAGCGGGCGGCCCTCAAAGCCGCGGGTGATTACGCTGCTCTGGCCGAGCTGCCCCGCGATGCCAGCCCGACCCGCCACAAGAACCGCTGTGCGGTGACAGGCCGTTCCAAGGCTTTCATGCGCTACTTCGGTCTCTCGCGTCTTCAGTTCCGCGAAATGGCCCACAAGGGTCAGTTGCCGGGTGTCAAGAAAGCCAGCTGGTAAAGGTTGCTTTGTAGGTCGGTAAGCTTTTACCGATACCGCAAGGTCAATCCTAAGGGTGCCCTCTGTGGATGTTCTGAACTGGCTGGTTGGCCAACTTGGCCAAGACCGGGTTCCGCAAACCTCCAGACCAAACAGAGCTGCCCAAGAAGAAGGAGATTTCGCAATGCTCAGTGATCCAATTGCCGATATGCTGACCCGGATTCGCAACGGAGTCCAGGTGTACAAGGAGAGCGTGGATGTGCCTGCTTCCAAGTTCAAGCAGCAGATCGCCAGCATCCTTGTCAAGGAAGGTTTCCTCAAAGGGGTGGAGCCGGTAGAAGTTGACGGCAAGCCCTACCTCCGCCTGACCCTCAAATACGGCCCCCGCCGTGAACAAGTGATCCAGCACATCCAGCGGGTGAGCCGCCCGGGCCGCCGGGTTTACGTAACTGCCGAGAATGTACCCAGCGTGCGTCGTGGCCTGGGGTTGGCGATTGTCTCGACTTCCAAAGGTCTGTTGCCCGACCGCGAAGCCCGTAAGCTGGGCGTGGGCGGCGAAGTGATTTGCGAGGTGTGGTAATCCCACCCCAATTTGAGCTGTCCCCGAGAGCAGCGTTATGGCCCCTGTTGCTCTGCCCAAAGCAGTAATCACGCTCAAATCGGGGGCCCCATCAAGGAGAAAGACAACATGTCTCGAATTGGAAAACAACCCATTACCTTGCCCAAAGGCGTGACCGTAGAAGTGGCTACCGGGCTTGTCAAGGTCAAGGGTTCCAAGGGCGAACTGACCGTGCAGGTTCATGCTGACCTGACCGTAAAGAACGAAAACGGTGTCATCACCGTGAGCCGTCCCTCAGATAGCCGTACACACCGGAGCCTTCATGGTCTGACCCGCACCCTTATTGCCAATGCCATCCAGGGTGTTTCGGCAGGCTACGTGAAGGAAATGCTCATTAGTGGTACAGGTTATCGTGCGGCCATGCAAGGCAAGAACCTCGAGCTCACCGTGGGGCACAGCCACAAGGATATCGTCACCCCGCCAGCCGGCATCACCTTCGAGGTGCCTGAACCCACCAAAATCCGAGTCGTGGGTATTGATAAGCAACTGGTGGGACAGGTGGCCGCGAATGTGCGGGCGGTTCGTCCCCCCGACGCTTACCACGCCAAGGGTATTCGTTACGCCGATGAGGTAATCAAGACCAAGCCTGGCAAGACTGCAGGTAAATAGATTGATCCCGCTATCCATCTAGGGTGGGAGCGGGTGTCAGAGGAAGGAGAATCTGTGGCTCGTTTGTCCACTGAAGACCGCCGTAAGTTCCGGGTTCGCAACGCTGTTAAATCCTCGGGCCGCCTGCGCCTCAGCGTGCACCGCAGCTTGCAGCACATCTACGCCCAAATCATTGACGACAGCAAAGGGGTGACCCTGGCCGCCGTCTCGAGCAAATCCCTCAAGCTTTCGGGTAACAAAACCGAGGTTGCTAAGAAAGTGGGTGCTGCCATCGCTGAGGCAGCCAAGGCCAAGGGTATTGCCCAGGTGGTCTTTGACCGGGGCGCCTTCAAGTATCACGGGCGCGTCAAGGCGCTGGCCGATGCTGCACGTGAAGGGGGACTGGAGTTCTAGCTGACAAC includes the following:
- the rplP gene encoding 50S ribosomal protein L16; translated protein: MLMPKRMKYRKAHRGRMRGTAKGGDYVAFGEWGLVAMEPTWVTSQQIEAARVAMVRHFRRGGKIFIRIFPDKPFTKKPLEVRMGKGKGNVEGYVAVVKPGRVMFEVSGVTEEQAREALRLAGHKLPMQTKVVRRDAYDEAQ
- the rpsQ gene encoding 30S ribosomal protein S17, with protein sequence MPKKVLTGVVVSDKAQKTVTVLVERQMQHPLYGKVIKQSKKYLAHDENDQYKLGDIVEIREATPISKNKKFVVVGRLEEGRMDLVERYLLRKERGKA
- the rplN gene encoding 50S ribosomal protein L14: MIQQETVLEVADNTGARKIACIRVMGGHYRKYAGVGDVIVASVKEAIPRGMVKEGDVVKAVVVRTAKEIRRQDGSSIRFDTNAAVIINPQNEPRGTRVFGPVARELRERGFMKIVSLAPEVL
- the rplX gene encoding 50S ribosomal protein L24 yields the protein MMSKVHVKKGDTVVVLSGKEGLRGETGKVKAVMPKEGMVVVEGLNLIKRAVRPNPRNPQGGFIESEAPIHASKVMPICPSCEKPTRIRKKVLPDGTKARVCAKCDGVLDTK
- the rplE gene encoding 50S ribosomal protein L5, giving the protein MPLEVALKKRYVEEIRPELMKRFGYDNIMAVPRLVKVVVNQGLGEAKEDSRILEKAGKELAVITGQQPAITRAKKSISNFKLRQGMPIGLRVTLRGDRMWIFVEKLVNIALPRIRDFRGVNPGAFDGRGNYNLGLREQAIFPEITFDMVDTVRGMDIAVVTTAKNDEEARALLELLGFPFRK
- the rpsN gene encoding 30S ribosomal protein S14, yielding MAKKSQVEKMKRKQKTIAKYAAKRAALKAAGDYAALAELPRDASPTRHKNRCAVTGRSKAFMRYFGLSRLQFREMAHKGQLPGVKKASW
- the rpsH gene encoding 30S ribosomal protein S8 — protein: MLSDPIADMLTRIRNGVQVYKESVDVPASKFKQQIASILVKEGFLKGVEPVEVDGKPYLRLTLKYGPRREQVIQHIQRVSRPGRRVYVTAENVPSVRRGLGLAIVSTSKGLLPDREARKLGVGGEVICEVW
- the rplF gene encoding 50S ribosomal protein L6 encodes the protein MSRIGKQPITLPKGVTVEVATGLVKVKGSKGELTVQVHADLTVKNENGVITVSRPSDSRTHRSLHGLTRTLIANAIQGVSAGYVKEMLISGTGYRAAMQGKNLELTVGHSHKDIVTPPAGITFEVPEPTKIRVVGIDKQLVGQVAANVRAVRPPDAYHAKGIRYADEVIKTKPGKTAGK
- the rplR gene encoding 50S ribosomal protein L18, translating into MARLSTEDRRKFRVRNAVKSSGRLRLSVHRSLQHIYAQIIDDSKGVTLAAVSSKSLKLSGNKTEVAKKVGAAIAEAAKAKGIAQVVFDRGAFKYHGRVKALADAAREGGLEF